The following is a genomic window from Longimicrobiales bacterium.
CAGTGCGCGCCGTGACCGGCGCGGTGGGCGCTGCCCTGATCCTGGCCAACGTCTGGTATGTGCTGCGCCAGCTCGGCCCCGTGCATCTGCGCAGGCGCTACGGCAATCTCGAGATCGCGGAGCAGGTGCCGCGCGCGCATCTGGTGACGGGCGCCGTTGCCATATCGGTTCTGGCCGGCTTGTGGCTGTCCAGTGTGCAGTTCAGCGGCAACAGCGCCGTGGCACTGCTGGCGTGGCTGCGCGCGGAACCGTGGGGCGTGCAGGACCCTCTCTTCGGCCGCGACCTCTCGTTCTACATCTTCTCGCTGCCGGTCTACATCCGCCTGCTCGATTATCTCCTGATCGTCATCATCTGGTCCGTTCTGCTCGTCGGCATCGGCTATGCCCTTGTTGGTGCCGTGCGCGTCCGCGGGTCGCGGCTGGAAATCGACGACCGGCCACGAGTGCACTTCGCAGTTCTGATCGCGGGTATGCTGCTCGTGTTCGGAGCACGGTTCCTCATCAGCCGTTACGAGCTGCTGCTCGGCGGCGGCGGCTTCGGCGGCACGATCGGCTACACCGATGTGCACGCGCGCATACCGGCGCGGCTCGTGCTCGGACTGCTCGCGTTCGCCGCCGCGGGATCACTGCTATATGGCGTGTTCCGCCGCACGTGGGGCCCGCCGGTCATCGCGGTCGGCGTGTTCCTGCTCGCGGCGGTCGGCATGGGCGTCGTGTATCCCGCGATCGTGCAGAAGGTTCAGGTCGAGCCGAACCAGCTGGCCAGTGAAGTCGAATACATCCGCTGGAACATGGATTTCACGCGACGCGCGTACGGACTGACCGACCTGGAGCGGCGCAGCTTCAGCTATCGTCGCGCGGACGCGGACACGTGGGCGTCCCTCGCACCCACGCTCGGCAAGCTGCCGCTCTGGGATCTCCAGCAGCTGCAGAACGTGTTCACGGAGATCGAGGCGCGGCGGCGCTACTATCAGTTCCCGGATCTCGACTACGATCGCTACCCGACAGCGACCGGTCCGGAGCAGGTCGCTATCGGCGTGCGCGAGTTCGACGAGGTGGACGGTCTGCCGGCCAACTCCCGCACGTGGCAGACGCTGCACATGAACCCTATGGCGACGCGCGGGTTCGGCGCCGTTGTGGCGCCGGCCGCCGAGAAGCTGCGCGGCGACCCCGTATACTGGCTGGGCGATGTACAGCCGGTGCAGCGCAACCCCGCCGCGCCGGCGGCCATTGAGCTGCGCGAGCCGAGCGTGTTCTTCGGCGAGGCCATGGAGTTGTACGCGATCGTCGGCCACGAGGCGCGCGCGACCGGGATCGCAGACGAAGGTGTCGCCTCCGACCCGGTGCCGCACGTGGCCACGGGTGTGCCGCTCAGCTCGTTCGTTCGCATCGCCGCGTTCTCGCTGCGATTCGCGGAGCCGAACCTGCTGTTCGCCCGCGAGCTCGGTGATACCAGCCGCCTGCTGTTCCGTCGCGCCGTCGACGAGCGCGTTTCCGCGCTCGCACCGTTCCTCCTCTGGGATGGCGATGCCCAGCCCGTGATCGCCGACGGTCGGATCGTGTGGATCCTCGACGGCTACACTGCATCCTCGAACTTCCCCCTGGCGCGGCCGGACACACTCGCGTCCATGGAGCTGCGCTACCTGCGCAGCAGCGTCAAAGCGACCGTGGACGCCGTCAGCGGTGAAGTCCGCATGTATGCCATCGGCCCGATCGATCCGATCCTGCAGACGTACCGCCGCATCTTCAACGGCCTCATCCGAGACGAAGCGGAGATGCCGGACTTCGTGCGTGAGCATCTGCGCTATCCGACGCTGCTCTTCCAGGTGCAGGCGGACGTCCTCGAGGAATACCACATCGGCCGCGCCGAGTCGTTCTTCTCCGGCCAGGATGTATGGCAGATCCCGAGCGCGCTGTCCCCCCAGTCCGCGCCCGGTCGCGCGGATTTCGTGATGGCGCCCATGCCGGGCGGGGAGCAGCCCGAGTTCCTGCTGCTGAGTGCATTCATCGCACGCGAGCGGCAGAACCTGATGGGCCTGCTGATCGCGCGCAGCGATCCGGGCCACTACGGTGAGCTGGTGCTGCTCGAGATGCCGCGTGACGACCAGATCAAGGGGCCATCGCAGATCAACGCGATCATCGAAGCGGATCCCATCATCTCACAGCAGCTGTCACTGTGGCAGCAGGCCGGCCGAACCGTCCACCGAGGTCGGCTGCGCATGGTGCCCACCGACAGCTCGCTCCTCTACATCCAGCCGCTCTTCCTGTCCGCAATGGACCGCGGCATTCCGCAGCTCCAGCGCGTCATCGTGACCGACGGCACGGCCGTCGCCATGGCCGAGGCGCTGCCCGAGGCGATCGCGGCGCTGCTCGGCGAGACCGGCACGGAAGACGTCAGCGTACGCGACACGACGGAGGCGGATTTGCCCGTGGCGGCCGGTCCGGCTCAGGCCGCCTGGCGCGCGCGCGCACTGGAGCTCATGCGGGAGGCGGATGCGCGCCTGCGTGAGGGTGATTTTGCCGGCTTCGGCGCCGCGTGGAGCCGGTTGCGAACGCTGCTGGAAAACCAGCCACAGAACTAGTTTCCTTCGCTTGCCCGCAGGGGAGGGCAACCTTATGATTCCGGACTCCGGGGCCGCCGCGCGGGATGACCGCACGATCGTCGTGGCCCTCGGTGGAAACGCGCTCCAGCCGGAAGGCGAGCGCGGTGACATACACGATCAGTTCCGGCACACGCGCGAGAGCCTCGGCGCCATCGTCGACCTCGCCGGCAAGGGCTGGCGCATTGCGATCGTGCACGGCAACGGGCCGCAGATCGGCGATGCACTCATGCGCGAGGAGTTCGCCCGCGCACAGGTGCCGCCGCTGCCGCTCGGCGTTCTCGTCGCAGCGACCGCCGGCTGGATCGGTTACATGATCCAGCAGTCGCTGGAGAACGCGCTGGATAACGCCGGCGTGCGCAGGCCGGTCGTCACGCTGATCACGCAGGTGGTGGTCGACCGCGAAGCGGCGCTGGCCCGACCGACGAAGCCGATCGGCCGGCCGCTGGACGAGGAGCGGGCACGCGTGCTGGCGGAGGTGGACGGCTGGGCGATCGCACCTGCCGGCGACCGCTGGCGTCGCGTGGTGCCCTCGCCGGTACCGCTCGAGATCGTGGAGGCGGACCAGATCCGACGGCTGGTCGAGAGCGATGTCATCGTGATTGCGGCGGGCGGCGGCGGTACGCCGGTCTATCGCCATCCGGTGCTGCGGCTCGAGGGCGTGGACGCCGTGATCGACAAGGATCGCGCGGCTGAAGTGCTCGCAGCGGGGATCGGGGCGGCCGTGCTGCTGATCCTGACGAACGTGGACGGGGTGTATCGCGCGTTCGGCAGGCCGGAGCAGGAATTGCTGCGGGAGCTGAGGGTCGACGCGGCGGCGGATCTGCTCGCGGCCGGTGAGTTCGGCGAGGGCAGCATGGGACCGAAAGTGGAGGCGGCGATCGCGTTCATTCGCAGCGGCGGGCGGCGCGCGATCATCGGGCGTCTGGACCAGGGACTGGGCGCGGTGCTCGGCGAAACCGGCACCGCAATCGTGCCCTGAATCAACTTCGGCCGGGTCCACGACCCGGCCGAGATCGTGTTTACGGCATTCGGGAATATCATGAACATCCATGAGTATCAGGCGCGCGAGCTGTTGAGTGCGCACGGTGTGCCGGTGCCCGGCGGGCGCGTGGCGCATACAGCCGCGGAAGCGGAGCAGATCGCTGCGGAGCTGGGCGGTATGGTCGTCATTAAGGCGCA
Proteins encoded in this region:
- a CDS encoding UPF0182 family protein, whose product is MAERPGGRGLRTPRRPGRLLAAVVVVLLLILIFGRSAAVFYTDVLWYQALDYSNVYWTRLLAIVSVRAVTGAVGAALILANVWYVLRQLGPVHLRRRYGNLEIAEQVPRAHLVTGAVAISVLAGLWLSSVQFSGNSAVALLAWLRAEPWGVQDPLFGRDLSFYIFSLPVYIRLLDYLLIVIIWSVLLVGIGYALVGAVRVRGSRLEIDDRPRVHFAVLIAGMLLVFGARFLISRYELLLGGGGFGGTIGYTDVHARIPARLVLGLLAFAAAGSLLYGVFRRTWGPPVIAVGVFLLAAVGMGVVYPAIVQKVQVEPNQLASEVEYIRWNMDFTRRAYGLTDLERRSFSYRRADADTWASLAPTLGKLPLWDLQQLQNVFTEIEARRRYYQFPDLDYDRYPTATGPEQVAIGVREFDEVDGLPANSRTWQTLHMNPMATRGFGAVVAPAAEKLRGDPVYWLGDVQPVQRNPAAPAAIELREPSVFFGEAMELYAIVGHEARATGIADEGVASDPVPHVATGVPLSSFVRIAAFSLRFAEPNLLFARELGDTSRLLFRRAVDERVSALAPFLLWDGDAQPVIADGRIVWILDGYTASSNFPLARPDTLASMELRYLRSSVKATVDAVSGEVRMYAIGPIDPILQTYRRIFNGLIRDEAEMPDFVREHLRYPTLLFQVQADVLEEYHIGRAESFFSGQDVWQIPSALSPQSAPGRADFVMAPMPGGEQPEFLLLSAFIARERQNLMGLLIARSDPGHYGELVLLEMPRDDQIKGPSQINAIIEADPIISQQLSLWQQAGRTVHRGRLRMVPTDSSLLYIQPLFLSAMDRGIPQLQRVIVTDGTAVAMAEALPEAIAALLGETGTEDVSVRDTTEADLPVAAGPAQAAWRARALELMREADARLREGDFAGFGAAWSRLRTLLENQPQN
- a CDS encoding carbamate kinase, yielding MIPDSGAAARDDRTIVVALGGNALQPEGERGDIHDQFRHTRESLGAIVDLAGKGWRIAIVHGNGPQIGDALMREEFARAQVPPLPLGVLVAATAGWIGYMIQQSLENALDNAGVRRPVVTLITQVVVDREAALARPTKPIGRPLDEERARVLAEVDGWAIAPAGDRWRRVVPSPVPLEIVEADQIRRLVESDVIVIAAGGGGTPVYRHPVLRLEGVDAVIDKDRAAEVLAAGIGAAVLLILTNVDGVYRAFGRPEQELLRELRVDAAADLLAAGEFGEGSMGPKVEAAIAFIRSGGRRAIIGRLDQGLGAVLGETGTAIVP